Proteins encoded together in one Hevea brasiliensis isolate MT/VB/25A 57/8 chromosome 16, ASM3005281v1, whole genome shotgun sequence window:
- the LOC110646058 gene encoding patellin-3 has protein sequence MAEVTQKPAAPAAEAPSSEEVVVEKPVTEKDPPATLESEPQAPGKPAPVVEEEVVAVEAEKPKETGEVKIAQSVSFKEETNVVGELPESQKKALDELKQLIQEALNKHEFTTPPPPPVKEEEKPAEPEKTEEKVEEKVEVKEEEKVEVKEKQKTPDAPSTSEEPKTEEPKTTEAETVTPPPPPPVEVKEEEKVEVKEEEKVEVKEEKKGEPPAEAVVVAEVVVAKVTTVDEDGAKTVEAIEETVVAVSSTPPAAEEPAPAKEVDAAPTEETKTEETPAPPPPPEEVFIWGIPLVGDEKSDVILLKFLRARDFKVKDAFIMIKNTVRWRKEFGIDALLEEDLGNELEKAVFMHGFDKEGHPVCYNVFGAFQDKELYQNCFANEEKRVKFLQWRIQFLERSIRKLDFSPNGICTIVQVNDLKNSPGPAKRELRQATNQAVALLQDNYPEFVAKQVFINVPWWYLAFNRMISPFLTQRTKSKFVFAGPSKSAETLFRYIAPEQVPVQYGGLSREGEQEFTVADSATEVIIKPTTKHTVEFSFSERCLLVWELRVVGWDVSYGAEFVPSAEDGYTVIVSKTRKVSPTDEPIICDSFKISESGKVVLTIDNQTSKKKKLLYRSKTKPLSD, from the exons ATGGCTGAGGTGACCCAGAAGCCGGCAGCACCTGCAGCGGAGGCTCCTTCTAGTGAGGAAGTGGTAGTGGAGAAGCCCGTTACTGAGAAGGATCCTCCAGCTACTCTTGAATCAGAACCTCAGGCACCGGGAAAGCCTGCACCTGTGGTTGAAGAGGAGGTCGTCGCTGTTGAAGCTGAGAAACCTAAGGAAACTGGGGAAGTGAAAATTGCCCAATCCGTTTCTTTTAAGGAAGAGACTAATGTTGTTGGGGAACTCCCTGAGTCTCAAAAGAAAGCCCTTGATGAGTTAAAACAGCTCATCCAAGAAGCACTTAATAAACATGAGTTCACTACCCCGCCCCCGCCACCTGTGAAAGAGGAGGAGAAGCCGGCTGAGCCCGAGAAAACTGAGGAGAAGGTGGAGGAGAAAGTTGAAGTGAAGGAGGAGGAAAAGGTTGAAGTCAAGGAGAAACAGAAAACTCCAGATGCTCCTTCTACTAGTGAAGAGCCCAAAACTGAAGAACCTAAAACCACCGAGGCTGAGACTGTAACTCCACCACCCCCACCGCCAGTGGAAgtgaaagaggaagagaaggTTGAAGTGAAAGAAGAGGAGAAGGTGGAAGTGAAGGAAGAAAAGAAGGGTGAACCACCGGCAGAAGCTGTTGTGGTCGCTGAAGTAGTGGTGGCGAAGGTGACTACTGTAGATGAGGATGGAGCCAAGACAGTAGAGGCAATTGAGGAGACCGTAGTAGCGGTTTCTTCGACTCCTCCTGCTGCAGAGGAGCCAGCCCCTGCTAAAGAAGTCGACGCAGCTCCAACAGAGGAAACCAAAACAGAGGAAACTCCTGCTCCTCCACCACCACCGGAGGAAGTTTTCATCTGGGGAATTCCACTAGTTGGAGATGAGAAGAGCGATGTGATCCTCTTGAAATTCCTGAGAGCCAGGGATTTCAAGGTGAAGGATGCCTTCATTATGATCAAGAACACAGTGCGCTGGAGAAAGGAGTTTGGAATTGATGCTCTGCTTGAAGAAGACCTTGGAAATGAATTGGAAAAGGCTGTGTTTATGCACGGATTTGACAAAGAAGGTCATCCTGTGTGCTATAATGTTTTTGGTGCTTTTCAGGACAAGGAGCTGTATCAGAATTGCTTTGCTAATGAGGAGAAGCGTGTGAAATTTCTGCAGTGGAGGATTCAGTTCTTGGAGAGGAGCATTAGGAAGCTTGATTTCAGTCCCAATGGTATCTGCACTATTGTCCAGGTCAACGATCTCAAGAATTCTCCGGGGCCTGCTAAGAGGGAGCTTAGGCAGGCCACCAATCAAGCCGTTGCTTTGCTTCAAGATAACTATCCTGAATTTGTTGCGAAACAG GTCTTCATCAACGTTCCATGGTGGTACCTTGCTTTCAATAGGATGattagtcctttcctgacacaGAGGACCAAGAGCAAGTTTGTTTTCGCTGGTCCATCCAAATCTGCTGAGACCCTTTTCAg ATACATAGCTCCTGAACAAGTGCCAGTTCAGTATGGTGGACTAAGCAGGGAAGGTGAACAGGAATTCACCGTTGCTGATTCTGCCACAGAGGTTATAATTAAGCCAACCACCAAACATACCGTTGAATTCTCATTTTCTGAG AGGTGCCTTCTGGTTTGGGAACTCCGAGTAGTGGGTTGGGATGTGAGCTATGGAGCTGAGTTCGTGCCTAGTGCAGAGGATGGTTACACTGTTATTGTATCAAAAACCAGGAAGGTTAGCCCAACTGATGAGCCTATAATCTGTGACTCCTTCAAGATTAGTGAATCCGGGAAGGTAGTACTCACTATTGATAACCAAAcctccaagaagaagaagctccTCTATAGGTCCAAGACTAAACCCCTGTCTGATTGA
- the LOC110648595 gene encoding protein NRT1/ PTR FAMILY 5.10 — MAISNTTTQLMEDTVDGSVDYKGRPVLRSSSGRWRSASFIIAVEVAERFAYYGISSNLITYLTDSLGQSTATAAENVNTWSGTATLLPLLGAVVADSFLGRYRTIIAASVVYILGLGLLTLSAALISVDASDFEDTKNGTSSSPPWFQVILFFFSLYLVAVGQGGHKPCVQAFGADQFDGQDPKESIAKSSFFNWWTFSLSVGIVVSLVVVVYIQDNLNWVLGFGIPCIVMLAALVVFLLGSTTYRYSIKGNERNPFVRIGSVIFRAARNWRSNPSGIAAEEEAYLCDQSSEQIKFLNKKLLEPNGLMEDQEVCNVRDMEEAKALLRLIPIWVTNLTYAIVYAQASTLFTKQGFTMDRTIFPGFQIPAASLQTFIALTIVLFVPIYDRIFVPLARSLTGNPSGISKLQRIGIGMFVSVLSMVIAALVEKKRLETAKEYDLLDLPNATIPMSFWWLVPQYLLFGVAEVFILIGLQEFFYDQVPKDLRSVGLSLYLSVIGVGSFLSSFIVSVVDKATDRDGKESWFCNNLNRAHLDYFYWLLAAVSAAGFILYLNFARSYIYRNAT, encoded by the exons ATGGCCATCTCTAATACTACTACTCAATTAATGGAAGACACAGTCGATGGATCCGTTGACTACAAAGGCCGGCCAGTCCTTCGATCAAGCTCTGGCCGATGGAGATCAGCTTCTTTCATCATAG CTGTGGAAGTGGCGGAGAGGTTTGCATATTATGGGATATCTTCCAACCTTATAACGTACCTAACGGATTCTCTTGGCCAGTCCACTGCAACTGCGGCTGAGAATGTGAACACTTGGTCAGGCACCGCTACTCTTCTGCCGCTTTTAGGAGCCGTTGTGGCGGATTCTTTTCTTGGCCGCTACCGTACAATTATTGCTGCGTCTGTCGTCTACATCTTG GGACTAGGCTTATTGACTCTATCAGCCGCCCTAATTTCTGTTGACGCTTCTGATTTTGAGGACACCAAAAATGGCACATCATCTTCTCCTCCTTGGTTTCAAGTAATCTTGTTCTTCTTTTCTCTATATCTAGTAGCTGTTGGGCAAGGTGGCCACAAACCTTGTGTTCAGGCCTTTGGAGCTGATCAATTTGATGGACAAGATCCAAAGGAAAGTATAGCAAAGAGCTCATTTTTCAATTGGTGGACTTTTAGCTTATCTGTAGGCATTGTGGTATCACTTGTAGTTGTAGTTTACATCCAAGATAACCTTAATTGGGTTCTTGGATTCGGAATCCCCTGCATTGTGATGTTAGCTGCACTAGTTGTTTTCTTGCTTGGAAGTACAACTTACAGATACAGCATCAAGGGAAATGAGAGAAACCCATTTGTAAGAATTGGTAGTGTAATTTTTAGAGCAGCTAGGAATTGGAGAAGTAATCCTTCAGGCATTGCTGCAGAGGAGGAAGCTTACTTGTGTGATCAAAGTTCTGAGCAAATCAA GTTCCTCAACAAAAAGCTGCTAGAGCCTAATGGTTTAATGGAAGATCAAGAGGTGTGCAATGTGAGGGATATGGAAGAAGCCAAGGCATTGTTGAGGCTTATTCCAATATGGGTTACAAACTTGACTTATGCAATTGTGTATGCACAAGCCTCAACTTTATTCACAAAGCAAGGATTTACAATGGATAGAACAATCTTCCCAGGGTTTCAAATTCCAGCTGCTTCACTTCAAACTTTTATCGCCTTAACCATTGTTCTCTTTGTTCCAATATATGACCGTATTTTTGTTCCTCTGGCAAGATCTTTAACCGGGAATCCCTCCGGCATTTCAAAGCTTCAAAGAATTGGAATCGGAATGTTTGTGTCTGTTCTTTCTATGGTAATTGCAGCTTTAGTTGAGAAGAAAAGACTTGAAACTGCTAAAGAATATGATTTGCTTGATCTGCCAAATGCAACAATTCCAATGTCATTTTGGTGGCTAGTTCCTCAGTACTTGCTCTTTGGTGTTGCTGAAGTGTTCATCCTAATTGGGCTTCAAGAATTTTTCTATGATCAAGTTCCAAAAGATTTAAGAAGTGTGGGTCTCTCACTCTACCTTAGTGTGATAGGTGTTGGGAGCTTTCTAAGCAGCTTTATTGTGTCTGTTGTTGACAAAGCAACAGATAGAGATGGCAAAGAGAGCTGGTTCTGTAACAATCTTAACAGAGCACATCTTGATTATTTCTATTGGCTACTTGCAGCGGTTAGTGCAGCAGGATTCATTTTGTACTTGAATTTTGCTAGATCATACATTTATAGGAATGCAACTTGA